In the Scatophagus argus isolate fScaArg1 chromosome 11, fScaArg1.pri, whole genome shotgun sequence genome, ACCCTCTGTGGTGGAGGGGATTTCTGCAACACCTCGACCACGTCACTGGATTTCACCGTCTGCCCGTCAAACAGCATCCTCGCGCTCTGCAGAACAAGAgggcttttgttttgtcctcccGACCGTTTGGAGGCAGCTCCAGGCTCAGTTTGTGGACCAACAGGAGCACAGCTGCTGGCCCCCTGATCAAAGCAGGCCGAGGCCTGAGCACTGTCAGACCCAGGGTTCAGCAGCACCATTCTGTTTGGGATTATCACACCTGTGGTTCAGGGATTAATCCCAGCAGAGACATGGGAACCAGGGACAAGGGGGCTCCAAAGGTCCTCTGTTGGAAGGGAGGAGGAGTTTGCCCCCATGAGCCCAAGGTTCAAGTGTGGGCAAATGGGTTGGAAAGGTAGGAAGCGGGTCCTGAGGGGgctctcttctcttctgcccAGTCATAGCTGCTGTTATGTGACGTTTCTGCAGCTGAACTCACACAGATTGTGTGTTCGGGCAAAAAGGATGTCGCTGTGGTTTAGCAGAAACTAGATGGGGgtctctgctgcagcctgaCGGCGCAGTTTACACACTGCCTACAACAGCAGGAGGTTTACCACGAGGGCAAACcgaaaaccaaaacacactttCTTGTGTCTGCCTAAAATCCACATTTTTAGTTAGGCTCATGCTTCTCAGGTGGCCAGATCACATATTCACCCATCATCATTACCAAGACGTTGTCCTGGTCCGTCTTACTGCTGTACCTCGCTAGGACAGCAACATTAACTTTGGCGAGTCGTGATGAGACAGCTGCTgtctcaataaataaaaatgttactgACTGACCAGGAAGGCCTTTAATAATTCTTcatttgcagtgtgtgtgtgagaccctCACAGTGTCAGATATCTGTGCTAaatctgctttctttctcttactgACCATGCAGAAAATCCCCTCCTTGTTTGTGCAGCTAATTCGAAAGGTATTTTCCCCAGTCGGTTCCTCCTCAGCCAGTTTGTCTAACAGCTTATTGTCTCCAGCCTGCCTTACTTTTAAAAAGCTCAACAGTTTGTCCTTCACTATTCTTTGAGACTTGTTGTTCTCCTGTAAATAATATGGCAGACACCAATGTGAACATACATAGGAAAATTCACATTCCAATCtgtgttttaataattttgtgaaaatattttttaaatcatagtACGGATGCTAAAGAGGAACCACCTCAGCTGGAATATCAAAATGCACACTTGAGAACTCTGCAGAGTTCAGAAATGCTTTAGTGCAGCATGTTTTACAGCACAGTCTGAATCATAGCTTGTAACAGCAGTTTGTTGtatcagaaataaaaactaaaaccaaCAGAAGTTAACCAACATCGCACATAAgccataacaaaaaacaaacaaacaaaaaaagcatttcttcaACTAACTACACTGaactaaaacaatgaaaaaaaactataaaaaaataaaataaataagaatcaAAGGTTATATTGGTTATATTaagtatttatatttatttacaataagTTTTAAAACTCAGTcaagttgtgtgttttgctggcAAGTAGCAATCGGAAGCTAAAGTAGCAGTGAGCTCATTGCTGGtgtgaaatgtgacagatgAGCTGTTCCTGTTACTGTAGCTTTTTCCTTCATTATCTATTGTcaaaacaatacaacacagTACTGGTTTCAGTTTAATGTGATTCAAGCTTAATGTGCTGAATAGTGTTAGGCTCCCATGGGTTCCCATGTTGGACCCTACTGTTACTAATGTTGCTATGATAATCACCATAGCACCTTCGATATGCCtaattgtcattatcattacctacagttccaatacttctggtattgttactgctgctatgcatctctgtttgtgtgctccttctctcatgctcCACCCTcctctatgtctctctctctgtctctctctctcaacccaaccggtcaaggcagatggccgcccatctaaACCCGGGGTCTGCTCCTTGGTTTGTGCctttaaaaggcagtttttcctctccattgtcactaagtgcttgctcaagggggaattttgggttctctgtattacaatatttgattaaagagtttggtgtagacctgctctaactggaaagcgtcatgagataacttttgttgagaattggcgctatataagtaaactgaactgaactgagcatCTTTGGAAGAGAAATCTCTATTGCAACACCTTGAAATGCAGCTTATGAAAAGCAGGTCCTGTTTTTAGTTGGAGGAGAGTttctgcctcaagtggaggagcttaagtatctcggggtcttgttcacgagtgagggaagatggaaGTGTGAGTTTGACAGGCAGatcggtgcagcgacagcagcaaTGTGGTCGTTGTATCATCCGTcatggtgaagagagagctgagccatgaggtgaaggtctcaatttaccagtcaatctacgttcctaccctcacctatggtcatgaactttgggtcatgcccgaaagaacgagatctcggatacaagcagctgaaatgagctttcttcgcagggtggcggggcgctcccttagggatagggtgaggagctctgtcacccgggaaGAGCTTGgagtagagccactgctcctccacatcgagaggagTCAGTagaggtggctcgggcatctgtttcggatgGCCCCCTGAACCgcttcctggggaggtgttccatGCCTCCcccccgaggaagacccaggacacgctggagggactgtGTCACTCGCttggcctgggaacgccttggagtccacccagaagagctggaggaagggGGGGAGAGGGtagtctgggtatccctgctcaaactgctgcccccgcgacccagTTCgggatgaagcggaagaagatggatggatggatggtccTGTATTTAATTTGGTGTCAGTGCTTGTGTCCACGTGAAGTACCTGCCTCTGGTCTCCTCAAGGGGCGGGATAGCGGCGAATCTCTCGTggcacaaaaacaggaaatgacttcAAGTGCGCCATCCAGAAACATCTCTGTACCTTCCTTGTGTACCTGGAATCACATAAGCAACACTCAGTTGAATTTCATTGTTTAACAAGAAAATTAATTGTCCAAAAAGAGATGCAGTGAAACAATGAACTTGGCTTTGAATTTAATGTAAGATAATGTAAATGAATCCTTTACTGGTctcacagtggggaaatttacattgtcacagcagcacaacaatAGCAAATAAAGATACagataaatagaataaaaaagtaaataggAGAATATTTACACTGCTCACTTTATTAACACTGCTGACAGCAGAgctggttgtacagtctcacagcagaagatgttctccagcagagaggacagcttGGCTCTCagccctctctctcccaccacctgcactgcATCAAGGTGATGGTGGTGGTCCTGAGGACCgagctggccttcttgatgattttgttcagtctcttcctgtctgcagttgAGACGCTGTTGCCCCAGCAGACCAGTCCATAAAACAGGGTCAATGCCAACACAGAGTGGATAAAGGTCCTGAGTGGTGCCCCCTGCACTCCTCAGTAGgtacagtctgctctggcccttcaGTGCATACTTCAGTGATGACTGAAGTATGCAATGTAGAGGGTGAAAAGGAACAGAGCCAGGAGCATGTCAGACACATAACTCTGTGCCCTCACCTAGTGTGGGTGGTTGGTAAGGTAGTCCAGCAGCCATAATGTAAAGTGCTGGTCCACCCCCCGAGTGCTCCAGCTTGTCCCTGAGCAGCACAGGCTGTAcggtgttgaaagcactggagaagtTTCAAagaacatgatcctcacagtCCTCCCAagcttgtccaggtgagagaGGGGCCCTGTGCAGGACGAAGGTGACTACGTCATCCATCCTAATGCCAGGCTGACAGGTGAACTAGAGTGGGTGCATTGATGGGCTCAccagatggaggaggtgagtgAGGACCAGCATCTCCAGTGTCTTCATGAGGTGAGATGTCAATGCCACTGGCCTGTAGATGCTGAGGTACTTGGCCAGTTAGTATTCTTATGGCCTGAGATGGTTTTTAGGCCGTCAGTTTCTTGTCAGCTTCTGGGACACACCGGGACTCTCCTGAGGACAGCCCCCTGCCTCATAATAATTATAATctaatataattataataattataatccaaGATAATTATTATAAATTACTCAAGCACTTTATCTCCATTATGTCCTATGTAAAGAAAAAGTATTGATATAAATATTATAGGCCAATATGAGCCAACCAATGTATCTGTCATATCCCAACTATGTATTTTAGCACCTAAAAACCTCATATGTCCAGTGACGTGTCACAAGGAAAATGTGACGTACACAAAGACCAGCAGAGCGATGTTCATCAGACCTCCAGCCCAGAAAGGGaagctcctctctgctgctcctgtgGGAAAGGAGGCACGAATAGTTTAACAGTTTGCTGTGTTGATTTATCCAGACATCTGAACTTCCTACTTCTGATTTTATGCCTCAGCACAAATTGTTGTTTAttaggcaacaaaaacactttggttaagtttaggaaaaGTCTTAATCAGCTATGacacagtgatgaaatgtaatgTAGAGGATTCACTTTGGTTAAGATAAAGGAAAGTCATactgttgcttttctgttcataaataattaatttgagAAATACTGACAGCATTTAATCTTTGGGACTTCTGTGCATGAACACAAATTTTCCATATTTAACTCGTGTTGACTGTCAGGAAATAAAATGGCAGTTTGTGTTgattaaattttgttttctagagtaagaagaaagagaaagtactgtaaaaaacaggaaataattaCATAATGAGTACTGAGCAAACACATACAAGACTCTGGGTCACTTCTTCTATCAACTGACCATTGTTTAAAGTGTAGCGGACCGCCGAAGTCTCATTCAGGGTGGGGTTGTGGACGAAGCAGGTCACAGCTTGATCCTGACCTTTAGTGACGTTCATAGTGCTTCTGCAGCTGTAGAGATGATCCTGATGGTTTTGCACTGCTGTAGTGTGAACGTCCTTCACGTCTACAGAGCGCTGGAAGTCGCTGGCGAGGTGCTGGAGTTTCCATGTCACCAAAGGCTCAGGAAAACCTCCTTGTGCTGTACAGACTGctgcctctctttcttcatttaGAGCCACACTGACATTCCTGTAAGGAACTGCCAATAAGAGAGTGAAGTCAAGGACATTTTGAGATATACCATTTGCTTCTGTGCTGAGacttagatgagaagattgataacACTCGTGTCTGTCTTCTagatatgaagctacagctagctTAGCTGAAAGACTGAACCCAGAGGAagtcagcttagcttagctttgtCCAAAGCTAACAAATTCTGCCTAACAGAGCCTCTAAAGCtctaattaacattttatctttcaaacaacaaacataacTATGGTAGGTAACTATGGTAACCAAGTTAAAAGAATGAATTAAAGTCTTAATTAATGATTTCTGGTAAgcatattttgttatttgcGTTATCTCCTCAGGAAGGTCGTTTAAAAGTCGAAgggctctgacagcaaaaaCCTGGTCAGCTTTAGTCTTTAACCTCGACTTTGGAACGACCAGGAGGGCCACACCCGAGGATCTCAGGCTGTGGGCTGGCTCATAGGGGGTCAGCAACTCTGCTATACAGCTTGGAGCCAGACCCAGGTGTGCTTTGAAAGggatcagtaaaatcttaaaatcaattctaaaacaCACTGTTGGCCAGAGAGTTGCAGTAGTTtaacctggagaaaatgaaggtatGGATCACCTTTTCGAGGTCAGACTGAGTGGGCTTAGCCTTGAGTTCATATGCAGTTGGATGAAGCAGGATTGGACAATTCTTTGGACTTGGGGGTCAAAGCTGAGGTTTGAGTCAAGTAAAACACAGAGGTTTGTTTTTGACTGATAGACAGAGGACCGAGGTTGATTGGTGTCTGGAGATGTGGGGGCCTAAACAGCAAgataaagaatttcccctcagggacaaataaaggaattctgattcttaTTCTGAATTTTCTTTTGAATTGATAATGAGTTTGAGTTAATAATGATGCATAggatatagacaaaagtattggggcacatctctttattattgaattcaggtgtgatatggggttgttataactgcaaagctgtctatgtattcagaatgtgatgtcattaaagtccctgctggtgtaaatGATCAgatgtctcaatacttttgtctataaactgtagctcatctcatctctcacaTTATGCATGTTCAGAAAAGTGAAATCTTCATCCTTACCTCCAACATGTAAAGTAATTTCACAGATTTGTTCGTGGTCATGTATGTATCTTCTCGGTGTTCCGGTATGAAACACCGCCGCGAAAACCTTGAAAACCCTCTGGTCGTCTCGCAGTGTTGGGTTTTTTAACAGCACAGACATGTTTCCTGTTGTCATGTCCTGTCGGAAGGCGGTGACCCGATCTCCATAAAGCTGATCCACGTGCTCCGGCATCTCCTTTCCTTCATTAAAAGAATACAAAACGAGCTGTCTGTCGTCTTGCCAGTAAAAGCGTAGATTCTTCAAGCCAATGGGAGTCCGGCTCATGAGAGTGCAGTTTAGTAATGTTGATTGTCCCACAGAAGTGTTGACATTTTGCACCAATATTGCATCAGCCActaaacacaacagaaaacacagaagatatTCTCACTGTCTCTCGTCCCACATCATAACCTTCGTGATTCATGCTCATTCAAGATTCGAGCTCCAGCTGTAAAGGTTTTACATATGCCATATAACAACAAGACTACAGCGAAtgtcatgtacacacacacactcagtggcTGGAAAAACTGTGTGCTAAAGTgccatatgaaaaaaaaacagaaaacataccTAATAGGTGAGAGTACACCACGAGCATGAAGAACATGGCTGCAAAAACGGAATGTCTGGCTAAAGGCATCGGAGCGGACAAAGCACGTGTGCCAGCTACAAGCTAATGAAGCTCAGAGAAGTGAAAACATCCGACTTCTGTGTCCTCGTCTGACTCGGACAGCACGCAGATTAATTATAAAACTCTAGCGCCAAAGTTTAACTACTGATATTCCATGACTGTCGCTGTATCTGGTTCAAATCCAAAGGGTCAAAGAAGCAGAAGTACAGTTGCGAACAGACATCAACGCACTAAGACGTCACGTAAAGGCGTCACGTAAAGGCGTCACGTGAAGGAGTCACGTAAAGGCGTATCTCAAACAGGATGTGgatgctgtaaaacaaaaagctaTTGTTCAACAATATAAAGTGAGTTTTGTTATCGATAGATCAGGCAAAGCAAAGTGTTCCAAAAGCCAAGCGGCAATACTCACACGTACCCACAGATCCACAATATCCAAAAGTCATCcgaaaaacaaaacgaaaaccAAAGAGGCACTGCAGCGTCGCCGTTTAGTGTGCTTTTGATATCTAGAAATGGGCGGTCGGCTTCCCTCTGAACGCACATCCTCTTTGGTGACTTTGCACACGGCTGTCTCACAGCTGCTCATCTcgtgtttagtgtgtgtgtgtgtgtgtgtgtttctgccctGCCTTTATTATCACATTAGTCTGCTCGATTAGCTCTCAGCACATCCTGTAGTGCTTTCttacttctgcttttcttctgacATTAGCTGCACCTCATAACAAGGAAAGAAGAATCCTTGATGCTGTCTGTTGCTGAGCTTAGATACGTTGCTAAAATATGTTGTTCTCTGCCGCATGTGAGAACTTGATTGAAACCACAGCCTTCGTGTCAATCTGCACGTCACATGTGACTCATATTTATGTGGCAGCTGTGTATAACAGCAGTGGGAAAGTGATGTGGGGAGATGATgggaaaattattattattatttattataaggCAGTTCCTTTTCTGCATAGATGTCTTGCTTCACACAATGGGGAAATGGAATCAACTTGTGTTGTTGCGCATATGTTAGTTAGACCACAGTGTTATAAGAGGTGAAACACTAAAAgcacacaggaaatgacataATCTCCTTTTGTTACTTCCCGTATAGAAATCAAATCTCTTACTGTATGtcacagttaaaagaaaaactgttaagtaaaaataaaagtaacagTAAAATTCTGTTGTGAgacactatgtagacaaaaatatccagacattCCTCTCTATGggcctgtttctcagggtttgggctcggcccctgacctccagtgaagggaaatcttaatgcttcagcacaccaagacattttggacaatgctatgcttccaactttgtggcaacagtttgttgaaggcccttttctattccagcatgactgtgccccagtgcacaaagcaaagctccataaagacatggttggatgagtttggtgtggaagaacttgactggcccacacagagccctgacctcaaccccatccaacacctttgggatgaactggaacggagattgtgagccaggccttttggtccaacatcagtgtgtgacctcacaaatgctctactgcatgaatgggcacaaattcccacagaaacactccaacatgttgtggaaagccttcacagaagagtggaagctgttagagctgcaaagtgtctgtgtgtttacaatgagacgtcattaaagtccctgctggtgtgatggtcaggtggcccaatacttttgtctatatagtgtacttcaTTTCTCAGAAAATGTGCAGCCTCCTCAACAGCACTGGACTCCTCGTCGCAGTCCAACTGAGAAAGCTCATTTATGTACAGAGCATGACGGCCAGCTTTCAGGAACATATTTCCTAACAGCAGttttcttctgcagctcttAACTGTCACTGGTTTCTCTATGGCCACAGGCATTGTGCACATCAACCGTCTCAGTCTGACGTGCTAAGACATGCTTGTCAGAAACACTTACTACCTGTTGCTCATTTACACATGTAGCATTGCAGCCACAGTATCAAGACACCACATGATGCCAGAATACCAGAGTCAAAGTAGAAACGCATGTCAACCCAAACACTCGAACTAAACTGAAACACTGGGTGACCTtatcaaatcaaagtgaaattaCAGACTGACAACCCGACAAAGAAATCATTTCCAATGCAAAAACTGAAAGCCACACCAGCTTAAACAAATTAGAATTTGATTGTTTGGACGAGCCCTCAGTTTATCTTGAAGGGTCGTGGCAAATAAAGAAAGGGACACCAAAAATGTGCTCAAAatagaagattttttttattaaaaataattttaaagatGTATGAGACATAGACGtcacaaaggacaaaaaaatgcaaacatgcagGGCTCAGTGCCAAGGACTCTCAGAAGATATCAGACCACATGCAATAACATCGTTCTTCTCTTAACTCTCTTGGCTGAGGTATGCTTGTTCGTCAAGTCAAGTTAAATTCATTTCTGTAGCACCTTGACAACAACATGGAGAGTTTTACAAACAGTAAAGTCGGTCGAGGGTGCAGATCCGATGTGGTGGGGCAGTTTGTTCCACAGACTGCAGCCTGCGACTGAGGGCCAGAGGACCTGAGTGAGCTTGGTCGAGTGTTACGGTTTAAAAGGTCAGATATGTAAGAGGGAGCCAACCTGTGAatagctttaaaaacaaatgatctcTAAAGCTGACAGGGTGTCAGTGGAGGGAGGCATGCACAGGACCAAACATGCTCACACTTACTGGGAACCAGATAAAAACCTCACAGCGGCTTCACAGCTTCAAATGATAAAAGGGTTTCATTTAGCTAAGGCTCACAGTGAGGACGAAGCTTCCCTCTCAACACGGGATTCGTCTGTTAGTTCTCTCCTCTTAGCTTCACTCTTGTCTTATAAATCTATGTGTTGTGGGGAGctttcattcacaaaaatgcTACCAAAGCATAAAAAGTGAATGTTTCACCACAGAGCTTCAAGTGCTGCTGTCAGAAACCATATAACAGCGATGTTAATGATCCAGCTGCTAGTGATGTGTCGTTAGAGAGAGAAGAGCTGCACAGGCACAGAATTACACAGGAAAAGGTTTAGCATGAAGCTAGATGCTAACAATGTCTTTCTAAAGCAAAGTGGTCCTGTGACAGTCATTGAGCTATGACCCCAAATTCTCTTTCAATGCCTGTTCGCACCACTAAAGAACAAATCTGTTTGACTGAGTGGCTCTTACATGAGGCCCAATGTGTTGATGAGACACAGAGTTCATCATCCGGCTGGCCTGCTTTTTGCTGAGTCTCTCTGTCTTAGATTTGTGGCTAGAGAGACATTCTCCTGATTTTCCTGGTTCTCCATCATCTGATCATTCTgttctgttaaaaaaagaaaagaaaaaatcactTTAGTGCTCACCTGCTACAAAGccccaaaaatgtcaaatttatgCCATCAGTataattatttgattaattaagAGCTGCATGAATGAATCAGATTCTAATTTCTCATTTTATGCTCTCCATTTTATTCTAGATGGTCCAGTTCTCGACCCGGAATTAACAGAAACCACTTCAGTGATGAGGACCGTTCGACATATCATTTGGAGGGGATGATGTAGAGGCTTTACATGGAACCTTTCATGCAGAAGCTGACATGCTGTGTTGAATTTTCTCTCAGGTAAATATGACCcaccacagaaaagaaaaatagaaatttgAATTCACTTACTTACAACACTTTGTCCTGCAGGagcacaataacacaaacacagagacacagacaatGACAAGAAATACAGTCCCTCCAATCCCTGCAGCTATGTGATGATGCCTCTGGTTGTCCTCctctgtaaaacagaaaaatcaagaCAGCAACGAATTATCTGAGACTGTTTTTAACAATTCCAACACTAAAAACTAATTATGCTCCAAACAATGTTTATATTAAGAAAAGGTCCGACTCTGTGGTTTATGAGCataaatacctgcaaaactaaacggctgcatgctaacacactgatCTTAGCTCAGTCTGATCTGATGCACTCACCATCACTGATTTCTTTCTTAATCATCTGATTGGAGTGAAGGGTGTCGATGTGGCAGGTAACATCTTGTAAGTCCTTCACACTGACGGAGCTTCTGACCGAGTAGGTCCTCTCTGTGGGATCCTGCTGCAGGATCGGCTCAGCGGCATGCAGGCCTTGCTCTGCAGCGCCGGATTTGTTTCGACCTGTCCATGACACTCGAGGCGCAGGGTATCCTCCATGTGCTGTGCAAGTTGCTCTGTTTGCAGTGTTGTTAACTGTCACCTTCAGGT is a window encoding:
- the LOC124067333 gene encoding CD276 antigen homolog isoform X3, which codes for MTFGYCGSVVADAILVQNVNTSVGQSTLLNCTLMSRTPIGLKNLRFYWQDDRQLVLYSFNEGKEMPEHVDQLYGDRVTAFRQDMTTGNMSVLLKNPTLRDDQRVFKVFAAVFHTGTPRRYIHDHEQICEITLHVGVPYRNVSVALNEEREAAVCTAQGGFPEPLVTWKLQHLASDFQRSVDVKDVHTTAVQNHQDHLYSCRSTMNVTKGQDQAVTCFVHNPTLNETSAVRYTLNNGAAERSFPFWAGGLMNIALLVFVYVTFSL
- the LOC124067347 gene encoding T-lymphocyte activation antigen CD80-like isoform X3, which codes for MFSCSLPVNPVRISWFYWQEHRTSKVLYHWVDGQTKPAANEYKNRCQVPSSEFSSGNISITLEQVDVGDDKKTFWVSASYRHKKISLCEKCCKSTLQVSAPYQDLKVTVNNTANRATCTAHGGYPAPRVSWTGRNKSGAAEQGLHAAEPILQQDPTERTYSVRSSVSVKDLQDVTCHIDTLHSNQMIKKEISDEEDNQRHHHIAAGIGGTVFLVIVCVSVFVLLCSCRTKCCKTE
- the LOC124067333 gene encoding CD276 antigen homolog isoform X2 is translated as MTFGYCGSVGTLADAILVQNVNTSVGQSTLLNCTLMSRTPIGLKNLRFYWQDDRQLVLYSFNEGKEMPEHVDQLYGDRVTAFRQDMTTGNMSVLLKNPTLRDDQRVFKVFAAVFHTGTPRRYIHDHEQICEITLHVGVPYRNVSVALNEEREAAVCTAQGGFPEPLVTWKLQHLASDFQRSVDVKDVHTTAVQNHQDHLYSCRSTMNVTKGQDQAVTCFVHNPTLNETSAVRYTLNNGAAERSFPFWAGGLMNIALLVFVYVTFSL
- the LOC124067333 gene encoding CD276 antigen homolog isoform X1, translated to MPLARHSVFAAMFFMLVVYSHLLVADAILVQNVNTSVGQSTLLNCTLMSRTPIGLKNLRFYWQDDRQLVLYSFNEGKEMPEHVDQLYGDRVTAFRQDMTTGNMSVLLKNPTLRDDQRVFKVFAAVFHTGTPRRYIHDHEQICEITLHVGVPYRNVSVALNEEREAAVCTAQGGFPEPLVTWKLQHLASDFQRSVDVKDVHTTAVQNHQDHLYSCRSTMNVTKGQDQAVTCFVHNPTLNETSAVRYTLNNGAAERSFPFWAGGLMNIALLVFVYVTFSL